A single genomic interval of Porphyromonas sp. oral taxon 275 harbors:
- a CDS encoding M48 family metallopeptidase produces MKSSLRLTTSLTSLAALLFLGACSKPLTHKLYYQTGRPQALLPTDKEEQAGRAGQLSEIVTYQQRIDTLRKKSSSEAAAPKKDDGVKTISLQGVTITAERPKVKISTLRKGMINLTFLVKVPAAFMDDRYQVVLSPTLNAGDTTYKLPPMVLKGKLFAAAQQKELDKVKAFDESIVDSAKYDSAYFKPAKYRRFMHRLQGSYYKANQREIKSFLSYDRWRSITEQRYLRSNAQSKGAYDTRYHDASLRMLRNAYNAYLAGRDSAAVHTRFNEYYTPEREAKILGLKERSIQPWNTPRRYRSFVERGWTIDSIQVKTLQERDSLDIAVHTYDFKKIAHNESRRKYQDVYHRNILHFPLIPDAHITEEIKPDQDFVYLYSRDIEVTPKMQRRLRVLMESRVTALDRSIWAQRGLDTLSFVISGINDLVDASLIERWSDKPEAAIEYKQGLERMAARDYKAALEIFRKYPDYNAAVAFAGMGDDERALIVLNQLNSTGKVNYLKALCLARSGKVDEAKKSLREAVKLESFLLYKAQSDSVFAPLFADKSYAKELEALSEDLDE; encoded by the coding sequence ATGAAGTCAAGCTTGCGTTTAACGACCTCACTTACGAGCCTGGCAGCACTCCTCTTCCTCGGAGCCTGCTCCAAGCCCCTTACCCATAAACTTTATTATCAGACGGGCCGTCCCCAGGCGCTACTCCCTACCGACAAGGAGGAGCAGGCTGGTCGTGCGGGGCAGCTCTCCGAGATCGTCACCTATCAGCAGCGCATCGATACGCTGCGCAAGAAGTCTAGCAGCGAGGCCGCTGCTCCCAAGAAGGATGACGGCGTCAAGACCATTTCCCTGCAGGGCGTGACCATTACAGCAGAGCGCCCCAAGGTCAAGATCTCTACCCTGCGCAAGGGTATGATCAACCTGACCTTCCTTGTCAAGGTGCCCGCTGCCTTCATGGATGATCGCTATCAGGTCGTGCTGAGCCCTACCCTCAATGCTGGGGATACGACCTACAAGCTGCCCCCGATGGTGCTCAAGGGTAAGCTCTTCGCTGCGGCACAGCAGAAGGAGCTCGATAAGGTCAAGGCCTTCGACGAGAGCATCGTAGATAGCGCGAAGTACGATAGCGCTTACTTCAAGCCCGCCAAGTACCGCCGCTTCATGCACCGTCTGCAGGGCAGCTACTACAAGGCCAATCAGCGCGAGATCAAGAGCTTCCTCAGCTATGACCGCTGGCGTAGCATCACTGAGCAGCGCTACCTCCGCAGCAACGCCCAGTCCAAGGGCGCCTACGATACCCGCTACCACGATGCCAGCCTCCGTATGCTGCGTAATGCCTACAATGCTTACCTGGCAGGCCGTGACAGCGCCGCTGTGCACACGCGCTTCAACGAGTACTATACCCCCGAGCGCGAGGCGAAGATCCTGGGGCTCAAGGAGCGCTCCATCCAGCCCTGGAATACGCCCCGCCGCTATCGTAGCTTCGTAGAGCGTGGCTGGACGATCGACTCCATCCAAGTCAAGACCCTACAGGAGCGTGACTCCCTCGATATCGCGGTGCACACCTACGACTTCAAGAAGATCGCGCACAACGAGAGCCGCCGTAAGTATCAGGACGTCTATCACCGCAATATCCTGCACTTCCCGCTCATCCCCGATGCGCACATTACCGAGGAGATCAAGCCCGACCAGGACTTCGTCTACCTCTACAGCCGCGATATCGAGGTGACGCCCAAGATGCAGCGCCGCCTGCGCGTCCTCATGGAGTCGCGCGTCACCGCCCTTGATCGCAGTATCTGGGCACAGCGCGGGCTCGATACGCTGAGCTTCGTCATCTCGGGGATCAACGACCTCGTAGACGCTAGCCTCATCGAGCGCTGGAGCGACAAGCCCGAGGCTGCGATCGAGTACAAGCAGGGTCTGGAGCGCATGGCAGCACGTGACTACAAGGCTGCCCTCGAGATCTTCCGCAAGTATCCTGACTACAATGCCGCCGTAGCCTTCGCAGGGATGGGTGATGATGAGCGCGCCCTCATCGTGCTCAATCAGCTCAACTCCACGGGGAAGGTAAACTACCTCAAGGCGCTCTGTCTGGCTCGTTCGGGTAAGGTCGATGAAGCTAAGAAGTCGCTGCGCGAGGCCGTCAAGCTCGAGTCCTTCCTTCTCTATAAGGCTCAGAGTGACTCTGTCTTCGCTCCGCTCTTCGCGGACAAGAGCTATGCTAAGGAGCTGGAAGCCCTTAGCGAGGACCTCGACGAGTAG
- a CDS encoding DUF3575 domain-containing protein, whose protein sequence is MIKRIALWGALCLLGISFKAEAQNYAIGTNLPYWLTGTINLQPSMALTQKVTLELGIQAKPIDFKFPLPTGLMDTFYSDRSLGADERFKFHNVYHTQHAFIQPGIRYWAQGAYNRSFFIGLNLIAGYYKFGTYTGDPTYSKGYLFGGGMSLGYAYELSPRWNIEGELGGSFVQALYDRYHRNGTLEAADQQRSLLIPTRVSLSLVYIL, encoded by the coding sequence ATGATCAAACGTATTGCCCTATGGGGCGCGCTCTGCCTACTGGGAATTAGCTTTAAGGCCGAGGCGCAGAACTATGCCATAGGTACCAACCTCCCCTATTGGCTCACGGGGACCATCAATCTCCAGCCTTCCATGGCGCTGACGCAGAAGGTTACGCTCGAGCTCGGAATACAGGCCAAGCCCATTGACTTTAAGTTCCCGCTGCCGACGGGGCTTATGGATACTTTCTATTCAGACCGTTCTCTAGGTGCTGACGAGCGCTTCAAGTTTCACAATGTGTACCATACGCAGCATGCCTTCATCCAGCCTGGGATCCGCTACTGGGCGCAGGGTGCGTACAATCGTAGCTTCTTCATCGGGCTCAACCTTATTGCTGGCTACTACAAGTTCGGTACCTATACAGGGGATCCCACTTACTCCAAGGGCTACCTCTTTGGCGGAGGGATGTCCCTGGGCTATGCCTATGAGCTCTCGCCTCGCTGGAACATTGAGGGCGAGCTGGGCGGCTCCTTCGTGCAGGCGCTCTACGATCGCTACCACCGTAATGGTACCCTTGAGGCAGCGGATCAGCAGCGCTCATTGCTGATTCCCACCCGTGTTAGTCTTAGTCTAGTGTATATTCTATGA